One segment of Salvelinus alpinus chromosome 1, SLU_Salpinus.1, whole genome shotgun sequence DNA contains the following:
- the LOC139581843 gene encoding tyrosine-protein phosphatase vhp-1, with protein sequence MVFYRERENGTRERPPLSLILPQLYLGAETDVTQDCLGARGISYVLSVSRCSPQPTFLPRSQYLRISIDDSLRDDLLPHIPEALRFIDGAMSSGGSVLVHCAAGISRSPALAVAYIMYNLGMDLDHAYRFVKERRPSISPNFNFLGQLQHFQGTLAQKASNGNPTIQPIRSLDTCLQSSNENISCGSSVPLSANQIMNMQDNGYVAKDFLEVANVHNMYNENSTCNTENIEQRCSYSCETQSLSEKLQQEQRSVPSQLTLSLSSKLRTLTLNLNQNQREAQSPCGAMTPSPNEPATPTPKPNTLQIPPGIASLSEKRKSLTLSLSPVGAIPPTPHQNEPESNNRHSISHKPTRSIASNTIHKRESEGTSGSKRHGRKPSAVALSSSQTDVQQRERSTSCVKAAGRPNRCSSRTQVKVEREGRGQGKREPSHCQSVEKGRPNSTPKTGKDHSKGRAERKTLTGSLSSSSVLNQHSIIVDQQVLPAAKLSASAVEAEEGVDAEQGLLSPLNLTVNKLLDWGEKMLLGVLLGPRIKVGQAVLPNRC encoded by the exons ATGGTgttctacagggagagagagaacgggacacGCGAACGTCCACCGCTGTCTCTCATCCTACCGCAACTTTACCTAGGTGCAGAGACGGACGTTACGCAG GATTGCCTCGGCGCTCGCGGGATCTCCTACGTGCTAAGCGTGAGCCGCTGCAGCCCGCAGCCTACTTTCCTTCCCCGTTCCCAGTACCTTCGCATCTCCATCGACGACTCTCTCCGAGATGACCTGCTGCCCCATATCCCGGAGGCACTGCGTTTTATCG ATGGGGCTATGTCATCAGGTGGATCTGTGTTAGTTCATTGTGCTGCAGGAATCTCTCGCTCCCCTGCCCTGGCTGTGGCCTACATCATGTACAATCTGGGGATGGACCTTGACCATGCCTACAG GTTTGTGAAAGAGCGCAGGCCTTCAATCTCCCCTAACTTCAATTTTCTGGGTCAGCTACAACACTTCCAGGGAACCCTCGCTCAGAAGGCCTCTAATGGCAACCCCACTATCCAGCCAATCAGATCACTGGACACATGCCTGCAGTCAAGCAATGAAAACATTAGCTGCGGTTCCTCTGTCCCCCTGtcagcaaatcagatcatgaaTATGCAGGACAATGGCTATGTTGCTAAGGACTTTTTAGAGGTTGCTAATGTGCATAATATGTACAATGAGAATTCCACTTGTAACACAGAGAACATAGAGCAAAGATGCTCATATTCATGTGAAACTCAGAGTCTATCAGAGAAGCTACAGCAAGAGCAGAGGAGTGTGCCGTCACAACTGACACTGTCTCTCTCCAGCAAACTCAGAACGCTCACTCTCAACCTGAACCAGAACCAGAGGGAGGCCCAGAGCCCGTGTGGAGCAATGACTCCAAGCCCCAACGAACCAGCGACACCAACACCAAAGCCCAACACACTACAAATCCCACCAGGCATTGCGTCTCTCTCTGAGAAGCGCAAGAGCCtcaccctctccctgtctcccgtTGGTGCAATTCCCCCAACTCCCCACCAGAATGAGCCAGAAAGCAACAACAGGCACAGCATTAGCCACAAGCCAACACGCTCCATCGCTTCCAACACCATCCACAAGAGGGAGTCAGAAGGCACCAGTGGTTCAAAAAGGCACGGTAGAAAGCCTTCGGCCGTGGCCCTTTCCTCCTCACAGACAGAcgtacaacagagagagaggagcacatccTGCGTCAAAGCAGCAGGTCGGCCCAATCGCTGCTCCTCCCGAACCCAggtgaaggtagagagagagggaagaggccaGGGTAAAAGAGAGCCCAGCCACTGTCAGAGCGTGGAGAAGGGGAGGCCTAACTCAACTCCAAAGACAGGGAAGGACCACAGCAAGGGAAGAGCAGAGAGGAAGACACTAACTGGGAGCCTGAGCAGCAGTTCTGTTTTGAACCAGCACAGTATCATAGTTGACCAGCAGGTGTTGCCAGCAGCTAAACTGTCTGCATCTGCAGTGGAGGCTGAGGAAGGAGTGGATGCTGAACAGGGCCTCCTGTCTCCTCTCAACCTGACTGTCAACAAGCTGCTGGACTGGGGGGAGAAGATGCTGTTGGGGGTTCTGCTCGGCCCTCGGATCAAAGTGGGACAGGCTGTTCTGCCCAATAGGTGCTGA
- the rras gene encoding ras-related protein R-Ras, which produces MSAEEERFKLVVVGGGGVGKSALTIQFIQSYFVSDYDPTIEDSYTKICIVDGKETRLDILDTAGQEEFGAMREQYMRSGEGFLLVFALNDTGSYNEIHKFHTQILRVKDRDDFPMVLVGNKADLDQSRVISREEAQGFARENRIHYMEASAKNRHNVDEAFLEVVRAIRKFQETESPPLPANHTGKRKSGGCPCTLL; this is translated from the exons ATGTCTGCTGAGGAGGAGAGATTCAAACTGGTCGTCGTGGGCGGGGGCGGTGTGGGGAAAAGCGCCTTGACCATACAATTCATTCAG TCATACTTTGTATCGGATTATGACCCCACCATCGAGGACTCCTACACCAAAATATGCATAGTGGATGGGAAAGAGACACGATTAGACA tcttgGACACAGCAGGTCAGGAGGAGTTTGGGGCAATGAGGGAGCAGTACATGCGCTCAGGAGAAGGCTTCTTGCTGGTGTTCGCTCTGAATGACACTGGCAG TTACAATGAGATCCACAAGTTCCACACCCAGATACTGAGAGTGAAGGACCGGGATGACTTCCCCATGGTGCTGGTGGGGAACAAGGCTGACCTGGACCAGTCGAGAGTG aTCTCCAGAGAGGAGGCCCAGGGCTTTGCCAGAGAGAACAGGATCCATTACATGGAGGCCTCGGCTAAGAACCGCCACAATGTAGACGAAGCCTTCCTGGAGGTCGTGCGAGCTATAAG AAAATTTCAGGAGACTGAGAGTCCCCCTCTACCTGCAAACCACACAGGAAAACGGAAGAGCGGTGGCTGCCCCTGCACCCTCCTTTAA